In Ostrea edulis chromosome 6, xbOstEdul1.1, whole genome shotgun sequence, a single window of DNA contains:
- the LOC125646104 gene encoding mucin-2-like: protein MENRIFLKKRFLVGVILSVALPVWISGSNIQPGNKKDTWSAWLSCSESCDGGLQSRARDVCPPELENTCTVIESRRCNEFSCDEIPSSSSPRSTATTSLGTSTHAQKKFLTTSSSVPFTTRPEVPEVTTELVTTPLIKPKPKTVRSTTTTSTTTPSPNPVAGPKSGTDCLRSSFMVFSLLLWHLS from the exons ATGGAGAATCGAATCTTTCTGAAGAAAAGGTTTCTCGTTGGGGTGATTTTGTCGGTAGCACTTCCGGTGTGGATCAGCG GTTCTAATATCCAACCAGGTAACAAGAAAGACACATGGTCAGCGTGGCTGTCGTGTAGTGAATCTTGTGACGGTGGACTGCAATCTAGGGCCCGGGATGTGTGTCCACCTGAACTCGAGAACACCTGTACAGTAATCGAGAGTCGTAGATGTAACGAATTTTCTTGCGATGAAATACCAA GTTCATCATCGCCACGATCCACAGCAACAACCTCTTTGGGCACCAGTACGCATGCCCAGAAGAAGTTTCTGACGACTTCTTCATCTGTTCCTTTCACAACTCGACCTG AAGTCCCAGAAGTGACAACTGAATTAGTGACTACACCATTAATTAAGCCTAAACCCAAAACTGTTAGATCCACCACAACCACCTCCACCACAACCCCATCACCAAATCCAGTCGCTGGCCCAAAGTCTGGAACGGATTGTTTAAGATCAA GTTTCATGGTGTTCAGCCTCCTTCTTTGGCACCTATCGTGA